The following proteins are encoded in a genomic region of Stigmatopora nigra isolate UIUO_SnigA chromosome 3, RoL_Snig_1.1, whole genome shotgun sequence:
- the pcdh20 gene encoding protocadherin-20: MNMVNREHPRLCKRGELWGFFILLLYTSPQSCFASFNQAKELLYRIKEGLPKETFIGAIGVDLNLDFTVDPPYLFIVAQKSLSEKYLALNNLTGEFFTSATEIDRETLCPDNSNRHGCFLSLDVFVLPQQYFQLIKVKVIIEDVNDNRPKFPVDEIILSVPENTPINARYAVEQPAVDPDLGLYGVQTYWLVNDFGVFTLDVEENEGGELTPFVIVTEFLDRETQAEYITDIIAEDGGTPPLLGAATLKIVILDVNDHCPHFTDSYLNITLHGNSTEGTHLARLHAFDPDLGANAQISYAYSERVSRETRSLFHLDRNTGVIKLAGKIDTNAALLYKLTVLANGPGCIPAVATVAIHLIKVQMGPAAVIPRYIAQEKDGVVSLKESEPAFTPIAFFTVKNLDFRVDCHLESTGPFRVGPYELVKNEYLLETTEPLDYEMIKDYEIVVVVESSHGLVIKTFLKVQVVDENDNAPVFQQSLVEIAIDENNPPNTYLAQLHATDRDSDAQGEVIFLLGGDAPGIFVLDRVTGILSVTTSMDREEKETYRFIVRAVDQGSPRKESIATVVVNVQDRNDNSPRFINKDFTFFVPENFPGYGEIGVLSVTDADTGENGWVALSILNGSDIFMIDTGRGTLRAKTSLDREQQGTYQLWIKAVDGGEPTLSSVTMVTVLLLDVNDNPPIVLFPQSNQSYMLVLPSTLPGTSITEVYAVDNDTGMNAVIAYSIIKRKGGKPEFFSIDPETGNITLERELSNRGLHSLLVKVSDHGQPEPLYSTVIVNLFVNETVSNESYIQSLLNREADIEIEERPWHIGQLQEGPARYDMFPCKPALVILSVTCLGLFFSLVTLTAWICLKRFQRQKTKSDIDLPLKSKKDSMHINNRKLRHSSKI; encoded by the exons ATGAATATGGTCAACAGAGAACACCCCAGACTTTGCAAAAGAGGGGAATTATGG GGATTTTTCATCCTTTTGCTTTACACCAGCCCTCAATCCTGTTTTGCAAGCTTTAACCAAGCAAAAGAACTCCTCTATAGAATAAAGGAGGGATTACCCAAGGAGACCTTCATAGGAGCCATTGGAGTGGATttaaatttggattttacagtTGACCCCCCCTATTTATTCATTGTGGCTCAAAAGAGTCTCAGTGAAAAATACTTGGCACTCAATAATCTCACTGGAGAGTTTTTCACATCTGCTACAGAGATTGACAGAGAGACACTTTGTCCAGACAACTCAAACAGACATGGATGTTTTCTCTCCCTGGATGTATTTGTGCTACCTCAGCAATATTTTCAGCTCATCAAAGTTAAGGTGATCATTGAGGATGTCAACGATAACAGGCCGAAGTTTCCGGTGGACGAGATCATTTTATCGGTGCCAGAAAACACACCCATTAATGCTCGCTACGCAGTAGAGCAGCCTGCAGTTGATCCAGACCTGGGTCTTTACGGAGTGCAGACTTACTGGCTTGTGAATGACTTTGGTGTGTTCACACTGGATGTTGAAGAAAATGAAGGAGGGGAGCTAACACCCTTTGTCATTGTGACAGAATTTTTGGACCGAGAAACACAAGCTGAGTACATCACAGACATTATTGCAGAGGATGGTGGCACCCCACCTCTACTTGGTGCCGCTACTTTAAAAATTGTCATCTTAGATGTAAATGATCATTGTCCGCATTTCACAGATTCATATCTTAACATAACACTGCATGGGAATTCCACAGAAGGGACTCATTTGGCACGTCTGCATGCTTTTGACCCTGACCTTGGTGCTAATGCTCAGATCAGCTATGCTTACAGTGAGCGTGTGTCAAGGGAGACCAGGAGTTTGTTCCATTTGGACAGAAACACAGGGGTGATCAAACTAGCAGGTAAAATAGACACAAATGCAGCATTGCTTTACAAACTCACTGTTTTGGCCAATGGACCTGGTTGCATTCCCGCAGTTGCCACGGTTGCTATTCACTTGATAAAAGTCCAAATGGGGCCCGCTGCAGTCATACCTAGATACATCGCGCAGGAAAAAGATGGCGTGGTGAGCTTGAAGGAATCCGAGCCAGCGTTTACTCCTATTGCTTTTTTTACTGTCAAAAACCTAGATTTTAGGGTGGATTGTCATTTGGAGAGTACAGGGCCTTTTAGGGTGGGACCCTATGAGCTTGTGAAAAATGAATACCTGCTTGAAACCACTGAGCCGTTGGATTATGAGATGATAAAGGACTATGAGATCGTTGTAGTTGTTGAAAGCAGTCATGGCCTTGTCATCAAAACATTCCTGAAAGTGCAGGTTGTGGATGAAAATGACAATGCTCCAGTCTTTCAGCAGTCTTTAGTGGAAATAGCTATTGATGAGAACAATCCACCCAACACCTATCTCGCGCAGCTCCATGCCACAGACCGAGACAGTGACGCCCAAGGGGAGGTCATCTTTCTCCTCGGGGGCGATGCGCCCGGGATCTTTGTTTTAGATCGTGTGACAGGTATCCTGAGCGTGACCACATCAATGGACCGTGAAGAGAAGGAAACATACCGCTTCATAGTGAGAGCAGTGGACCAGGGAAGCCCAAGGAAGGAGTCAATTGCTACTGTGGTGGTAAATGTGCAAGACCGCAATGACAATAGTCCACGTTTCATCAATAAGGATTTCACCTTTTTTGTACCGGAGAACTTCCCGGGTTATGGTGAGATTGGGGTGCTCTCCGTAACAGATGCTGACACTGGAGAAAACGGCTGGGTGGCCCTTTCAATCCTCAACGGTAGTGACATCTTCATGATTGACACAGGACGAGGAACACTCAGGGCCAAGACGTCCCTTGACCGAGAGCAACAAGGAACATATCAGTTGTGGATTAAAGCTGTAGATGGTGGGGAACCAACACTCTCCTCTGTAACCATGGTGACTGTGCTTCTGCTGGATGTCAATGATAATCCACCAATTGTCCTCTTCCCTCAGTCCAATCAGTCCTACATGTTGGTTCTACCCAGCACCTTGCCAGGCACATCCATAACAGAAGTGTATGCTGTGGATAACGATACAGGGATGAATGCAGTGATTGCCTATAGTATAATTAAAAGGAAGGGAGGAAAACCTGAGTTTTTCTCCATTGACCCAGAAACGGGAAATATTACTTTAGAGAGAGAACTCAGCAACCGAGGTCTTCACAGCCTTTTAGTAAAGGTCAGTGATCATGGTCAACCGGAGCCCCTTTACTCAACAGTCATTGTAAATTTATTTGTGAATGAAACAGTGAGCAATGAAAGCTACATTCAGAGTTTGCTCAACAGAGAAGCTGATATTGAAATTGAAGAGAGACCCTGGCACATTGGCCAATTGCAGGAAGGACCTGCAAGGTATGACATGTTTCCATGTAAACCAGCACTCGTTATCCTTTCAGTGACATGCCTCGGGCTGTTCTTTTCCCTTGTTACATTGACTGCTTGGATATGCTTAAAAAGATTCCAGAGGCAAAAGACAAAATCAGACATTGACTTACCTTTGAAATCAAAGAAAGACTCTATGCACATAAATAATAGAAAGTTAAGGCATTCCTCaaaaatttga